The proteins below come from a single Procambarus clarkii isolate CNS0578487 chromosome 44, FALCON_Pclarkii_2.0, whole genome shotgun sequence genomic window:
- the LOC138350266 gene encoding uncharacterized protein: protein MYLYRPPRPLSSPLYRPPASTTTVLSLIPATSLHDHCPLPYTGHQPPRPLSSPLYRPPATTTTVLSLIPATSPHDHCPSPLYRPPAPTTTVLSLIPATSPHDHCPLPYTGHQPPRLLSSPLYRPPAPTTTVLSLIPATSPHDHCPSPLYRPPAPTTTVLSLIPATSPHDHCPLPYTGHQPPRPLSSPLYRPPAPSPHDHCPLPYTGHQPPRPLSSPLYRPPAPTTTVLSLIPATSPHDHCPLPYTGHQPPRPLSSPLYRPPAPSPHDHCPLPYTGHQPPRPLSSPLYRPPAPTTTVLSLIPATSPHDHCPLPYTGHQPPRPLSSPLYRPPAPTTTVLSLIPATSHHDHCPIPYTGHQPPRPLSSPLYRPPAPTTTVLSLIPATSLHDHCPLPYTGHQPPRPLSSPLYRPPASTTTVLSLIPATSPHDHCPLPYTGHQPPRPLSSPLYRPPAPTTTVLSLIPATSPHDHCPLPYTGHQPPRPLSSPLYRPPATTTTVLSLIPATSPHDHCPLPYTGHQPPRPLSSPLYQPPAPTTTVLSLIPATSHHDHCPLPYTGHQPPRPLSSPLYRPPAPTTTVLSLIPATSPHDHCPLPYTGHQPPRPLSSPLYRPPAPTITVLSLIPATSHHDHCPLPYTGHQPPRPLSSPLYRPPAPTTTVLSLIPATSPHDHCPLPYTGHQPPRPLSSPLYRPPAPTITVLSLIPATSHHDHCPLPYTGHQPPRPLSSPLYRPPAPTITVLSLIPATSHHDHCPLPYTGHQPPRPLSSPLSRTLVSVLKEHGSNP from the coding sequence ATGTACTTATACCGGCCCCCACGACCACTATCCTCTCCCTTATACCGGCCACCAGCCTCCACGACCACTGTCCTCTCCCTTATACCGGCCACCAGCCTCCACGACCACTGTCCTCTCCCTTATACCGGCCACCAGCCACCACGACCACTGTCCTCTCCCTTATACCGGCCACCAGCCACCACGACCACTGTCCTCTCCCTTATACCGGCCACCAGCCCCCACGATCACTGTCCCTCTCCCTTATACCGGCCACCAGCCCCCACGACCACTGTCCTCTCCCTTATACCGGCCACCAGCCCCCACGACCACTGTCCTCTCCCTTATACCGGCCACCAGCCCCCACGACTACTGTCCTCTCCCTTATACCGGCCACCAGCCCCCACGACCACTGTCCTCTCCCTTATACCGGCCACCAGCCCCCACGATCACTGTCCCTCTCCCTTATACCGGCCACCAGCCCCCACGACCACTGTCCTCTCCCTTATACCGGCCACCAGCCCCCACGACCACTGTCCTCTCCCTTATACCGGCCACCAGCCACCACGACCACTGTCCTCTCCCTTATACCGGCCACCAGCCCCCAGCCCCCACGACCACTGTCCTCTCCCTTATACCGGCCACCAGCCCCCACGACCACTGTCCTCTCCCTTATAccggccaccagcccccacaaccacTGTCCTCTCCCTTATACCGGCCACCAGCCCCCACGACCACTGTCCTCTCCCTTATACCGGCCACCAGCCCCCACGACCACTGTCCTCTCCCTTATACCGGCCACCAGCCCCCAGCCCCCACGACCACTGTCCTCTCCCTTATACCGGCCACCAGCCCCCACGACCACTGTCCTCTCCCTTATACCGGCCACCAGCCCCCACGACTACTGTCCTCTCCCTTATACCGGCCACCAGCCCCCACGACCACTGTCCTCTCCCTTATACCGGCCACCAGCCCCCACGACCACTGTCCTCTCCCTTATACCGGCCACCAGCCCCCACGACCACTGTCCTCTCCCTTATACCGGCCACCAGCCACCACGACCACTGTCCTATCCCTTATACCGGCCACCAGCCCCCACGACCACTGTCCTCTCCCTTATACCGGCCACCAGCCCCCACGACCACTGTCCTCTCCCTTATACCGGCCACCAGCCTCCACGACCACTGTCCTCTCCCTTATACCGGCCACCAGCCTCCACGACCACTGTCCTCTCCCTTATACCGGCCACCAGCCTCCACGACCACTGTCCTCTCCCTTATACCGGCCACCAGCCCCCACGACCACTGTCCTCTCCCTTATACCGGCCACCAGCCCCCACGACCACTGTCCTCTCCCTTATACCGGCCACCAGCCCCCACGACCACTGTCCTCTCCCTTATACCGGCCACCAGCCCCCACGACCACTGTCCTCTCCCTTATACCGGCCACCAGCCCCCACGACCACTGTCCTCTCCCTTATACCGGCCACCAGCCACCACGACCACTGTCCTCTCCCTTATACCGGCCACCAGCCCCCACGACCACTGTCCTCTCCCTTATACCGGCCACCAGCCCCCACGACCACTGTCCTCTCCCTTATACCAGCCACCAGCCCCCACGACCACTGTCCTCTCCCTTATACCGGCCACCAGCCACCACGACCACTGTCCTCTCCCTTATACCGGCCACCAGCCACCACGACCACTGTCCTCTCCCTTATACCGGCCACCAGCCCCCACGACCACTGTCCTCTCCCTTATACCGGCCACCAGCCCCCACGACCACTGTCCTCTCCCTTATACCGGCCACCAGCCCCCACGACCACTGTCCTCTCCCTTATACCGGCCACCAGCCCCCACGATCACTGTCCTCTCCCTTATACCGGCCACCAGCCACCACGACCACTGTCCTCTCCCTTATACCGGCCACCAGCCACCACGACCACTGTCCTCTCCCTTATACCGGCCACCAGCCCCCACGACCACTGTCCTCTCCCTTATACCGGCCACCAGCCCCCACGACCACTGTCCTCTCCCTTATACCGGCCACCAGCCCCCACGACCACTGTCCTCTCCCTTATACCGGCCACCAGCCCCCACGATCACTGTCCTCTCCCTTATACCGGCCACCAGCCACCACGACCACTGTCCTCTCCCTTATACCGGCCACCAGCCCCCACGACCACTGTCCTCTCCCTTATACCGGCCACCAGCCCCCACGATCACTGTCCTCTCCCTTATACCGGCCACCAGCCACCACGATCACTGTCCTCTCCCTTATACCGGCCACCAGCCCCCACGACCACTGTCCTCTCCCTTATCAAGAACACTGGTCTCTGTTCTTAAAGAACATGGTTCAAATCCTTGA